From a region of the Candidatus Sulfotelmatobacter sp. genome:
- a CDS encoding Phenylacetic acid catabolic protein, producing the protein MSAALEVKTAADLAQQPQEYQDAVRKIVISHAVNELYGAQVFDEPAVAFAPTPYWKWLTCRVAMEEYGHHVRFFQLGRDMGVPEEKMIPDRTAKRPLSIFETPLESWEEFCVIKFLADMAEILQVEDLLHCTYIPLRNAGRATMPEERFHAKFGEDSVSELVATPAGKAKVQAAIDKIWPTLPAFFGGSKSKNNEIFRKWGIKQRTNDEMRTDFIDRAQALVAKYGLTLPELPAESVA; encoded by the coding sequence GTGTCCGCCGCCCTCGAAGTCAAGACCGCCGCCGACCTCGCGCAGCAACCGCAAGAGTACCAGGACGCGGTCCGCAAGATCGTCATCTCCCACGCCGTCAACGAGCTCTACGGGGCGCAGGTGTTTGACGAACCCGCCGTGGCCTTCGCGCCCACGCCCTACTGGAAGTGGCTCACCTGCCGCGTCGCGATGGAAGAGTACGGCCACCACGTGCGCTTCTTCCAGCTCGGGCGCGACATGGGCGTCCCCGAAGAGAAAATGATCCCCGACCGCACCGCGAAGCGCCCGCTCTCGATCTTCGAGACGCCGCTCGAATCGTGGGAAGAGTTCTGCGTCATCAAGTTCTTGGCCGACATGGCGGAGATCCTACAGGTCGAAGATCTGCTGCACTGCACCTACATCCCGCTGCGCAACGCCGGCCGCGCGACGATGCCCGAGGAGCGCTTCCACGCCAAGTTCGGTGAGGATTCGGTCTCGGAGCTGGTGGCCACGCCCGCAGGCAAAGCGAAGGTGCAGGCGGCGATCGACAAGATTTGGCCGACGCTGCCCGCGTTCTTCGGCGGCTCGAAGTCGAAGAACAACGAGATCTTCCGCAAATGGGGGATCAAGCAGCGCACCAACGACGAGATGCGGACCGACTTCATCGACCGCGCGCAGGCATTGGTCGCGAAGTACGGCCTGACGCTCCCGGAGCTGCCGGCCGAATCCGTCGCGTAG
- a CDS encoding SDR family oxidoreductase: protein MSALHGRVAIVTGGARGIGAAIVRALVGAGAKVVAIDNGASIDGLGFEPNVLAPLVAELGAAVAPLERNVADPGIADEAVALAQSQFGGLDIVVNNAAILRDAFVFKGSRADYEAVLQTNLIGAYALIRAAAPVLRENAKLNRGGEPYRWGRIVDIVSSAAIWGNFGQAAYASAKGGLIALTRVVAMDLARSNVTANAIAPFGATRVTDSIVPANDAQAAYKEAALTVDPAHVGRFVAYLCSADAQPITGQLFGVRGREVFLFSQPRPIARFTTDAAPSLDAIAADVARTFTPHLTGLETDLEAFSTPPVV, encoded by the coding sequence GTGAGCGCGCTGCACGGACGGGTCGCGATCGTCACCGGCGGTGCGCGCGGTATCGGCGCCGCGATCGTGCGCGCGCTCGTCGGCGCGGGCGCCAAGGTCGTCGCGATCGACAACGGGGCGTCGATCGACGGCCTGGGCTTCGAGCCGAACGTCTTGGCGCCGCTGGTCGCCGAGCTGGGCGCCGCGGTCGCGCCGCTCGAGCGCAACGTCGCCGATCCCGGCATCGCCGACGAAGCGGTCGCGCTGGCGCAGTCGCAGTTCGGCGGTCTCGACATCGTCGTCAACAACGCGGCGATCCTGCGCGACGCGTTCGTCTTCAAAGGCAGCCGCGCCGACTACGAGGCCGTGCTGCAGACCAACCTGATCGGCGCCTACGCGCTGATCCGCGCCGCCGCACCCGTGCTGCGCGAGAACGCCAAGCTCAACCGCGGCGGCGAGCCCTATCGCTGGGGCCGCATCGTCGACATCGTCTCGTCGGCCGCCATCTGGGGCAACTTCGGCCAAGCCGCGTACGCCAGCGCCAAAGGCGGCCTGATCGCGCTGACCCGGGTCGTCGCGATGGACCTGGCGCGCTCCAACGTCACCGCCAACGCGATCGCGCCGTTCGGCGCGACCCGCGTCACCGACTCGATCGTGCCCGCCAACGACGCGCAGGCCGCGTACAAGGAAGCCGCGCTGACCGTCGATCCCGCCCACGTCGGCCGCTTCGTCGCATACCTGTGCAGCGCGGACGCGCAACCGATCACCGGCCAACTGTTCGGCGTGCGCGGGCGCGAAGTGTTCCTGTTCTCGCAGCCGCGCCCGATCGCGCGCTTCACCACCGACGCCGCCCCGTCGCTCGACGCGATCGCCGCCGACGTCGCGCGCACGTTCACGCCCCATCTCACCGGCCTCGAGACCGATCTCGAGGCGTTCAGCACCCCGCCCGTCGTTTAG
- a CDS encoding 2Fe-2S iron-sulfur cluster-binding protein: MSFTVRVTQFDEPFTVEMGETIVDAALRQGLAYPHSCRAGNCSTCKSELIAGEVDLMEYSEFALTDAERAAGKILACRAVPWSDCTVAYLNEDEMVAHPQRILTTRIVALEHAAHDVVVLKLAVLSGGPFTFSAGQYASLAFPGLPRRDFSMANAPGDEPLEFHIRALPDGVVSAYVATRAAVGDELRVIGPFGGAYLRDAHTGPLLLAGGGTGLAPILSIVRTALARDPQRPVELYVGVRDERDLYAEAELDALAAKHPSMHVHRILSAPSGSTARRTGFIHDAIAADLGALTDVKAYVAGPPVMVDAVSELLTARGLAKRDLHADAFFPAAQGAPA, from the coding sequence ATGAGCTTCACCGTGCGCGTCACGCAGTTCGACGAACCGTTCACCGTCGAGATGGGCGAGACGATCGTCGACGCCGCTCTGCGCCAGGGCTTGGCGTACCCGCACTCGTGCCGGGCCGGCAACTGCTCGACCTGCAAGTCCGAGCTGATCGCGGGCGAGGTCGACCTGATGGAGTACTCGGAGTTCGCGTTGACGGACGCCGAACGCGCCGCCGGCAAGATCCTCGCCTGCCGCGCCGTCCCGTGGTCCGACTGCACCGTCGCCTATTTGAACGAAGACGAGATGGTCGCGCACCCGCAGCGCATCCTGACCACCCGCATCGTCGCGCTCGAGCACGCCGCGCACGACGTGGTCGTGCTCAAGCTCGCCGTCCTCTCCGGCGGGCCGTTCACCTTCTCGGCGGGCCAATATGCGTCGCTCGCGTTCCCCGGTTTGCCGCGGCGCGACTTCTCGATGGCCAACGCGCCCGGTGACGAGCCGCTCGAGTTCCACATCCGCGCGCTGCCCGACGGCGTCGTCTCGGCGTACGTCGCGACGCGGGCCGCGGTCGGCGACGAGCTGCGCGTGATCGGGCCGTTCGGCGGCGCGTACCTGCGCGACGCGCACACCGGCCCGCTGCTGCTCGCCGGCGGCGGCACGGGTCTGGCGCCGATCCTCTCGATCGTGCGGACGGCGCTGGCGCGGGACCCGCAACGGCCCGTCGAGCTGTACGTCGGCGTGCGCGACGAACGCGACCTCTACGCCGAAGCCGAACTCGACGCGTTGGCCGCGAAGCACCCCAGCATGCACGTCCATCGCATCCTCTCCGCACCGAGCGGCTCGACCGCGCGCCGGACCGGTTTCATCCACGACGCGATCGCGGCCGACCTCGGCGCGCTGACCGACGTCAAAGCGTACGTCGCCGGTCCGCCGGTCATGGTCGACGCGGTCAGCGAGCTGCTGACCGCCCGCGGCTTGGCCAAGCGCGACCTGCACGCCGACGCGTTCTTCCCCGCCGCCCAAGGAGCGCCGGCGTGA
- a CDS encoding class I adenylate-forming enzyme family protein, which translates to MDTSAYLYDPRPHADRSVLRPVTFGALFDATTARRPEAVAAIEDGRRSTWAELATQTDRLGGWLAARGIGRGDVVGLHLPNGVAYVVAHAALAKLGAVLLTLHPAYREHELRAILAHARARALFCPASAADRLAPLSAELGLLTIPVGDPARGFAAIVADTSLRAPAWPPVAPDDPMALLPTSGTESLRPKITMHAHEGLLSNADQVARDANVGEDDVFLSASGFTHAFGLLSLHLCVLRGGRFVALPKWDPARLVALVRDEGVTRAWAVPAQLADLLVLLGESAIGAPALREVRTGGAAVPAAFVRGVRAAFGCELIVQWGMSELGAGCTTGAGDPEAVVASTIGRPLAGARARAADAHGGEVAPGESGEFLYCRADMFRGYLDEPELTAAAFTPDGTLRTGDVVALVDAGRVAFRGRTKDLINRGGMKISAYELEAHLVRLPQVRQLAVVAYADERLGERVCCVVSLHDGHALALDDVLAYLDGADVAKYKWPERLLVLAALPTTPSGKVHKAAVRELVLREEVVAG; encoded by the coding sequence GTGGACACCTCCGCCTACCTCTACGACCCGCGGCCACATGCGGATCGGAGCGTGCTCCGGCCGGTGACCTTCGGCGCGCTCTTCGACGCGACGACCGCCCGGCGGCCGGAGGCGGTCGCCGCGATCGAGGACGGCCGGCGCTCCACCTGGGCGGAGCTGGCGACCCAGACGGACCGCTTGGGCGGCTGGCTGGCCGCACGCGGAATCGGCCGCGGCGACGTCGTCGGGCTGCACCTCCCCAACGGCGTCGCCTACGTGGTCGCGCACGCCGCGCTGGCCAAGCTGGGCGCGGTCCTGCTGACCCTACACCCGGCCTACCGCGAGCACGAGCTGCGCGCGATCCTCGCGCACGCGCGGGCGCGCGCGCTGTTCTGTCCGGCGAGCGCCGCCGACCGGCTCGCGCCGCTGAGCGCCGAGCTCGGCCTGCTGACCATCCCGGTCGGTGATCCCGCACGCGGCTTCGCCGCGATCGTCGCCGATACGTCGCTGCGCGCGCCGGCCTGGCCGCCGGTCGCGCCCGACGATCCGATGGCGCTCCTGCCCACTTCGGGCACCGAGTCGCTGCGCCCGAAGATCACCATGCACGCGCACGAAGGACTACTCTCGAACGCCGATCAGGTCGCGCGCGACGCGAACGTCGGCGAGGACGACGTCTTCCTGAGCGCCAGCGGCTTCACCCACGCGTTCGGCCTGCTCTCGTTACACCTGTGCGTGCTCCGCGGCGGCCGCTTCGTCGCGCTGCCGAAGTGGGATCCGGCGCGCCTCGTGGCCCTCGTGCGCGACGAGGGTGTGACCCGCGCCTGGGCCGTTCCCGCGCAGCTCGCCGATCTGCTCGTCCTGCTCGGGGAGAGCGCGATCGGCGCGCCTGCGCTGCGCGAGGTGCGCACCGGCGGCGCGGCCGTTCCCGCCGCGTTCGTGCGCGGGGTGCGTGCCGCGTTCGGCTGCGAGCTGATCGTGCAGTGGGGGATGTCGGAGCTGGGCGCGGGCTGCACCACCGGCGCCGGCGATCCGGAGGCCGTCGTCGCCTCGACGATCGGCCGCCCGCTGGCCGGTGCGCGCGCGCGCGCGGCCGATGCGCACGGCGGTGAGGTCGCGCCCGGCGAGAGCGGCGAGTTTCTCTATTGCCGCGCCGACATGTTCCGCGGCTACCTCGACGAACCGGAGCTGACCGCGGCCGCGTTCACGCCCGACGGCACGCTGCGCACCGGCGACGTGGTCGCGCTGGTCGACGCGGGCCGCGTCGCCTTCCGCGGACGCACCAAAGACCTCATCAACCGCGGCGGCATGAAGATCAGCGCCTACGAGCTGGAAGCGCACCTGGTGCGCTTGCCGCAGGTCCGTCAGCTGGCGGTCGTCGCGTACGCCGACGAACGGCTGGGCGAACGCGTCTGCTGCGTCGTCTCGCTGCACGACGGACACGCGCTCGCGCTCGACGACGTGCTGGCGTATCTCGACGGCGCCGACGTCGCCAAGTACAAGTGGCCCGAGCGCCTGCTGGTACTCGCGGCGCTCCCGACGACGCCGAGCGGGAAGGTGCACAAGGCCGCCGTGCGCGAGCTGGTGCTGCGCGAAGAGGTCGTCGCCGGATGA
- a CDS encoding ABC transporter substrate-binding protein: MRPSRLSILACGLVMAVGPLGAAAAPAGPPIHLAAIFSTSGRYAPLGGPEKDAVLLAVEQINARGGVNGRPVDIEVLDDQGKPDVASQLATQEIGKGVVGIVGGTSTDCSAAIARVANDAKIPEFYTTPSSEVWDTRAGVAKYVFETNPNNAIEAPALLDFAAKKLGAKKIAVIHDENAYGAEGARIVAGLAKEHGVEIVTDQSYPGASTDFTAQLVAIKNSGADTVVLWGAAAAPPLIVRGIRQLGLKVNVIGSNGIVSNLFLKIAGTAGDGVYSDTNIDYTHPTATQKPFLNAYHAKYKARPANFAAYAYDGVALLAYAIRTSKQTTGDAIVGALESMKPLPLITGTYHFTPKDHNGLSPADVHLAVDKNQIWFNLD; the protein is encoded by the coding sequence ATGCGTCCATCTCGCCTTTCGATCCTTGCCTGCGGCCTCGTGATGGCCGTCGGCCCGCTCGGCGCGGCCGCGGCACCCGCCGGTCCGCCGATTCACCTCGCGGCCATCTTCTCGACCTCCGGCCGCTACGCGCCGCTGGGCGGTCCGGAGAAAGACGCCGTGCTGTTGGCGGTCGAGCAGATCAACGCCCGCGGCGGCGTCAACGGCCGGCCGGTCGACATCGAAGTCCTCGACGATCAGGGCAAGCCCGACGTCGCCTCGCAGCTGGCGACGCAAGAGATCGGCAAGGGCGTCGTCGGGATCGTCGGCGGCACCTCCACCGACTGCAGCGCCGCCATCGCGCGCGTCGCGAACGACGCCAAGATCCCCGAGTTCTACACCACGCCGTCATCCGAGGTGTGGGACACGCGCGCCGGCGTCGCCAAGTACGTCTTCGAGACCAATCCCAACAACGCGATCGAAGCACCCGCGCTGCTCGACTTCGCGGCCAAGAAGCTGGGCGCCAAGAAGATCGCGGTCATCCACGACGAGAACGCGTACGGCGCCGAAGGCGCGCGCATCGTCGCCGGCTTGGCCAAAGAGCACGGCGTCGAGATCGTCACCGACCAATCGTATCCCGGCGCGTCGACCGACTTCACGGCGCAGCTGGTCGCGATCAAGAACTCCGGCGCCGACACGGTCGTGCTGTGGGGCGCGGCCGCCGCGCCGCCGCTGATCGTGCGCGGCATCCGTCAGCTCGGGCTCAAGGTCAACGTGATCGGCTCGAACGGCATCGTCTCGAACCTGTTCCTCAAGATCGCGGGCACGGCCGGCGACGGCGTGTACTCCGACACCAACATCGACTACACGCATCCGACCGCGACGCAGAAGCCGTTCCTGAACGCCTATCACGCTAAGTACAAGGCGCGGCCGGCGAACTTCGCCGCCTACGCGTACGATGGCGTCGCGCTGCTGGCGTATGCCATCCGGACCTCCAAGCAGACGACCGGCGACGCGATCGTCGGCGCGCTCGAGTCGATGAAGCCGCTGCCGCTGATCACCGGCACCTATCACTTCACGCCCAAGGACCACAACGGGCTCTCCCCCGCCGACGTCCACCTGGCCGTCGACAAGAACCAGATCTGGTTCAACCTGGACTGA
- a CDS encoding DUF3237 domain-containing protein, translating into MTDFAPTLDFVFEARVSVAEPVDFGDTPRGFRRRIVPITGGTVDGPRLRGRVLPGGGDWQTIRPDGTWELDARYALEAEDGTPITVVNHALRHAPPAVMARLSAGESVPAHEYYFRGTPHFDVAAGPHDWLTRTLFVATGERLRDVVIIRVFAVG; encoded by the coding sequence GTGACCGACTTCGCGCCCACGCTCGACTTCGTCTTCGAAGCACGCGTCTCGGTTGCCGAGCCGGTCGATTTCGGCGATACGCCGCGCGGCTTTCGGCGGCGCATCGTCCCGATCACCGGCGGCACCGTCGACGGCCCGCGCTTGCGCGGCCGGGTGTTGCCCGGCGGCGGCGACTGGCAGACGATCCGCCCCGACGGCACCTGGGAGCTCGACGCGCGCTACGCGCTCGAGGCCGAGGACGGCACCCCGATCACCGTCGTCAACCACGCGCTGCGACACGCGCCGCCGGCGGTGATGGCGCGCCTGAGCGCGGGCGAATCGGTGCCCGCGCACGAGTACTACTTCCGTGGCACGCCCCACTTCGACGTGGCGGCCGGACCGCACGACTGGTTGACCCGCACGCTCTTCGTCGCCACCGGTGAACGGCTGCGCGACGTCGTCATCATCCGCGTCTTCGCGGTCGGCTGA
- a CDS encoding ROK family protein: MTATGLLAGVNIGGTTTSVVLGTAAGEIRARTAWPTQAADGEALLAAVIAAIRAVAADARAVGVAVGGPMDARRGIVIAPPHLPGLHAVALAGRLRTALGRPVSVHHDAAACALAEVRWGRDRDVDGLAYLTSGTGFGAGIVLGGRIRYGASGASPELGHVRYRDDGPDVFGKPGCFESYAAASALPKLARRIDPAFSASTGDQVAALAADGDPIARAAIDENAAATGAACALLADLLALDVIVLGSLATYLGEPWLARVRATFEREALPDRVQTCTVRATSLAALQDLSGLAAALDGLR, from the coding sequence GTGACCGCAACCGGATTGCTGGCGGGCGTCAACATCGGGGGCACGACCACCAGCGTCGTGCTCGGGACCGCCGCGGGCGAGATCCGCGCGCGCACGGCCTGGCCGACGCAGGCCGCCGACGGCGAGGCGCTGCTCGCCGCCGTCATCGCCGCGATCCGTGCGGTGGCCGCCGACGCGCGGGCGGTCGGCGTCGCCGTCGGTGGTCCGATGGACGCGCGGCGCGGGATCGTCATCGCACCGCCCCACTTGCCCGGACTGCACGCCGTCGCGTTGGCGGGCCGGTTGCGGACGGCACTCGGGCGCCCGGTGTCCGTTCATCACGACGCGGCGGCGTGCGCGCTGGCCGAGGTGCGCTGGGGCCGCGACCGCGACGTCGACGGCCTGGCCTACCTGACGTCGGGCACCGGCTTCGGCGCCGGGATCGTGCTCGGCGGACGCATCCGCTACGGGGCTTCCGGCGCCTCGCCCGAGCTGGGGCACGTGCGCTATCGCGACGACGGGCCCGACGTCTTCGGGAAACCGGGCTGCTTCGAATCCTACGCCGCGGCGAGCGCGCTGCCGAAGCTGGCGCGCCGAATCGATCCGGCGTTCAGCGCGTCGACCGGCGACCAGGTCGCGGCGCTGGCGGCCGACGGCGACCCGATCGCGCGCGCCGCGATCGACGAGAACGCCGCGGCGACCGGCGCCGCGTGCGCCCTCTTGGCCGACCTGCTCGCCCTCGACGTCATCGTGCTCGGAAGCTTGGCGACATACTTGGGCGAGCCGTGGCTAGCGCGCGTGCGCGCGACCTTCGAACGCGAAGCGCTCCCCGATCGTGTGCAAACCTGTACCGTGCGCGCGACGTCGCTGGCGGCGCTGCAGGATCTCTCCGGCCTCGCCGCCGCGCTCGACGGGCTCCGCTAG
- a CDS encoding prephenate dehydratase domain-containing protein, which translates to MKVAYQGHAGAFSDVAARTLVPDAETHGYSSFDAAINALDTGEVDFAVVPVENAIAGPVPRNYELIWERRAVTIRGETVLPVEMCLIGVDGATIEQLVEIRSHPVALEQVRRLADRYPAWRRTTTTDTAGAVREIVAQGDPTVAAIGPALAAELYKGTILARNVQDETQNFTRFFLLTRGETGPSGNRACVGIEIQDRPGSLRDALSAFADRAIDLRFLIARPDRRIPFRYRFFCELTNVDEPRLQAALAEIGGDQRILGRY; encoded by the coding sequence GTGAAGGTCGCCTATCAGGGCCACGCCGGCGCCTTCAGCGACGTCGCGGCGCGCACGCTCGTCCCCGACGCGGAGACGCACGGGTACTCCTCGTTCGACGCCGCGATCAACGCGCTCGACACCGGCGAGGTCGACTTCGCGGTGGTGCCGGTCGAGAACGCGATCGCCGGACCGGTGCCGCGCAACTACGAGCTGATCTGGGAGCGGCGCGCGGTGACGATCCGCGGCGAGACCGTGCTGCCGGTCGAGATGTGCCTGATCGGCGTCGACGGCGCCACGATCGAGCAGCTGGTCGAGATCCGCTCGCACCCGGTCGCGCTCGAGCAAGTGCGCCGCCTCGCCGACCGGTATCCGGCCTGGCGCCGCACGACGACCACCGACACGGCGGGCGCGGTGCGCGAGATCGTCGCGCAAGGCGATCCGACCGTCGCCGCGATCGGTCCCGCGCTGGCCGCCGAGCTGTACAAGGGCACGATCCTGGCGCGCAACGTGCAGGACGAGACGCAGAACTTCACCCGCTTCTTTCTGCTCACGCGCGGCGAGACGGGGCCGTCCGGCAACCGCGCCTGCGTCGGGATCGAGATCCAAGACCGTCCCGGCTCGCTGCGCGACGCGCTCTCGGCGTTCGCCGACCGCGCCATCGACCTGCGCTTCCTGATCGCGCGCCCCGACCGCCGCATCCCCTTCCGCTACCGCTTCTTCTGCGAGCTGACCAACGTCGACGAGCCGCGCCTGCAGGCCGCCCTCGCCGAAATCGGCGGCGACCAACGCATCCTCGGCCGCTACTAG
- a CDS encoding tetratricopeptide repeat protein, with protein MPPRLALPILVVFAVLFLGLMGWFLHQGYGTTGSAFGPGVVAEQGDARIQATPAPIATDPPGTFTVPQTGTGPMTGGSTALPGRSTGGGSPVGPPAPVMAELQALRGRLARNPKDLAALVGLGDMEFDAQKFDRAHDYFARALALDPTNPDVRTDDAIALHMTGHDLDALRELDGVLAQRPGFTPAIFNRGIVLQAIGRRTDAIAAFHRFLQVAGPDNPRDADAKAALQQLGA; from the coding sequence TTGCCGCCGCGTCTCGCGCTTCCGATCCTGGTCGTCTTCGCCGTCCTGTTCCTGGGTTTGATGGGATGGTTTCTCCACCAAGGCTACGGGACGACCGGCTCCGCGTTCGGGCCGGGCGTGGTGGCGGAACAGGGCGACGCGCGCATTCAGGCGACGCCCGCGCCGATCGCGACCGATCCGCCGGGGACGTTCACCGTTCCCCAGACCGGTACCGGACCGATGACGGGCGGGTCGACCGCGCTTCCCGGCCGCTCGACGGGCGGCGGCTCGCCCGTCGGTCCGCCGGCGCCGGTGATGGCGGAGCTGCAGGCGCTGCGCGGCCGGCTCGCGCGCAACCCGAAGGACCTCGCCGCGCTGGTCGGTCTGGGCGACATGGAGTTCGACGCGCAGAAGTTCGACCGCGCCCACGACTACTTCGCGCGCGCGCTGGCGCTCGATCCCACCAACCCCGACGTGCGCACCGACGACGCGATCGCGCTGCACATGACCGGCCACGACCTCGACGCGCTGCGCGAGCTCGACGGGGTCCTCGCGCAGCGGCCGGGCTTCACGCCGGCCATCTTCAACCGCGGCATCGTCCTACAGGCGATCGGGCGGCGCACCGACGCGATCGCCGCCTTCCACCGCTTCTTGCAGGTGGCCGGCCCCGACAACCCACGCGACGCCGACGCCAAGGCGGCGTTACAGCAGCTGGGCGCGTGA
- a CDS encoding SprT-like domain-containing protein yields MLPGLPSVAELQMIFAQLNLLHFGGEIPTHRIAYNGRFSNLAGRITYKPPMIELSPKHLAGKPDELRDTLLHEMIHAWLYARGENPGHTATFKKKMRELGLKSIYHDLGTARPLNESQKRYILRCEKCTMEVLRKKKPSAYLVCAKCRKPLVAFEVVEVRPVELAQAASRFRR; encoded by the coding sequence GTGCTCCCCGGTCTGCCCAGCGTCGCCGAGCTCCAGATGATCTTCGCGCAGCTGAACTTGCTGCACTTCGGCGGCGAGATTCCGACCCATCGCATCGCCTACAACGGGCGCTTCTCGAACCTCGCCGGCCGCATCACCTACAAGCCGCCGATGATCGAGCTCTCGCCCAAGCACTTGGCCGGCAAGCCGGACGAGCTGCGCGACACGCTCCTGCACGAGATGATCCACGCGTGGCTCTACGCGCGCGGCGAGAACCCCGGCCATACCGCGACCTTCAAGAAGAAGATGCGCGAGCTGGGCCTCAAGTCGATCTACCACGACCTCGGCACCGCGCGCCCGCTCAACGAATCGCAGAAGCGCTACATCTTACGCTGCGAGAAGTGCACGATGGAAGTGCTGCGCAAGAAGAAGCCGTCGGCATACCTGGTGTGCGCCAAGTGCCGCAAGCCGCTGGTGGCGTTCGAAGTCGTCGAGGTACGTCCGGTCGAGCTGGCCCAAGCAGCGTCGCGCTTCCGCCGCTAA
- a CDS encoding VOC family protein, whose protein sequence is MKPTTAEISPFFIVSDVERTTAFYRDMLGFETTFQEPARSPFFAIVRRDGAQLLVKSDASVTPLRNAARHPYMRWDAYVYAPDPDALSAEFVGRGAALSTPLANTHEGLRGFEVTDPDGYVLFFGRPRDAAPD, encoded by the coding sequence ATGAAACCGACGACCGCGGAAATCTCACCGTTCTTCATCGTCAGCGACGTCGAGCGCACCACGGCGTTCTATCGTGACATGCTGGGGTTCGAGACGACCTTCCAAGAGCCCGCACGGAGCCCGTTCTTCGCCATCGTGCGCCGCGACGGAGCGCAGCTCTTGGTGAAGTCCGACGCGAGCGTGACCCCGCTGCGGAACGCCGCGCGCCACCCCTACATGCGGTGGGACGCATACGTCTACGCGCCGGACCCCGACGCGCTCTCGGCCGAATTCGTCGGGCGCGGCGCAGCCTTGAGCACGCCGCTCGCGAACACGCACGAAGGCCTACGCGGCTTCGAGGTCACCGACCCGGACGGCTACGTCCTCTTCTTCGGCCGCCCGCGCGATGCGGCGCCCGATTAG
- a CDS encoding SRPBCC family protein, producing the protein MSSSTVDIPADAVIRAPAESIFAVIVDVDGQSRWLTKSSSFRGTTAVSSNQFALGTTYREPGPLGVRNGRVVEYERPTRIAFHQPMTLRFGLGTIDVTMRYTLEPGPQATTHVRRLVTIGIPRSLRLLRPVIVREFRAESARTLRALKAYCDGRTTG; encoded by the coding sequence ATGTCATCTAGCACGGTCGACATCCCCGCCGACGCCGTCATCCGCGCGCCGGCCGAGTCGATCTTCGCGGTGATCGTCGACGTCGACGGCCAGAGCCGTTGGCTCACGAAGTCCTCGTCGTTCCGCGGCACGACCGCGGTCTCGTCGAACCAGTTCGCGCTCGGTACGACCTACCGCGAGCCCGGGCCGCTCGGCGTGCGCAACGGGCGCGTCGTCGAGTACGAGCGCCCGACGCGGATCGCGTTTCACCAGCCGATGACGTTGCGCTTCGGTCTGGGCACGATCGACGTGACGATGCGCTACACGCTCGAGCCCGGACCGCAAGCGACGACCCACGTGCGGCGCCTGGTGACGATCGGCATTCCCCGTTCGCTGCGGCTGCTTCGGCCGGTGATCGTGCGCGAGTTCCGCGCCGAGAGCGCCCGCACCCTGCGCGCGCTCAAAGCCTACTGCGACGGCCGCACGACCGGATGA
- a CDS encoding sulfite exporter TauE/SafE family protein — MSALTALALFASGLVASVFGSLAGLGGGFVVVPLLRVAFGIAPAAVAGTSLIFVLANTAASSVGYLRDGKTDVRLAAWMTAGAVPASIVGVLAVRRVSGSGFDIAYGVLLAAIAVLVIRRRGVASRAAGERTFAHDWRVGLAAGLVVGFFSSLFGIGGGFVTIPLLLIAARMQPHTVTATSSFVIMTTAPVGVIAHALAGDVDWMLTLPLVAGGLIGGALAPPLARRVSSPRLLTILASALFLASAGMIARHVI, encoded by the coding sequence CTGAGCGCGCTGACCGCGCTCGCGCTCTTCGCGAGCGGCCTCGTCGCGAGCGTCTTCGGCTCGCTGGCCGGACTCGGCGGCGGCTTCGTCGTCGTCCCGCTCTTGCGCGTCGCCTTCGGCATCGCGCCGGCGGCCGTCGCCGGCACGTCGTTGATCTTCGTCCTGGCGAACACCGCCGCATCGTCGGTCGGCTACCTGCGCGACGGCAAGACCGACGTGCGACTGGCGGCGTGGATGACCGCCGGGGCCGTGCCGGCCAGCATCGTCGGCGTCCTCGCGGTGCGGCGCGTCTCGGGCTCCGGGTTCGACATCGCCTACGGCGTGCTGCTGGCCGCCATCGCGGTGCTCGTGATTCGCCGCCGCGGCGTCGCCTCGCGCGCGGCCGGCGAGCGGACCTTCGCGCACGATTGGCGCGTCGGCCTCGCCGCCGGACTCGTGGTCGGCTTCTTCTCCTCGCTGTTCGGGATCGGGGGCGGTTTCGTGACGATCCCGCTGCTGCTGATCGCGGCGCGCATGCAGCCGCACACCGTGACCGCGACCAGCTCGTTCGTCATCATGACGACCGCGCCGGTCGGCGTCATCGCGCACGCGCTGGCCGGCGACGTCGATTGGATGCTCACCCTTCCGCTGGTCGCCGGCGGCCTCATCGGCGGCGCGCTCGCCCCGCCCCTCGCACGTCGCGTCTCCTCGCCCCGCCTGCTGACGATCCTGGCCTCGGCGCTGTTCCTCGCCAGCGCGGGGATGATCGCCCGCCATGTCATCTAG